CTATAGATAATATGATGCCGAAATGGCTAGCTGCATTTCTTGCGGATATATAAACATTTCTCCTTTTTTGAACTGGCAAACCTCGACACAATTCAATAGCTTCTTAAAGGAAAATGTGGCTTTAATTATAAAAGTAAGTATCAATATAGATTTTGTATAACTAGTTTCCTTTATTAAATGGTCTGTATTACAATGAAGTTCTGTAGCGATGAATGCTCTCTCCCCCTACGATTCAATATGCGGTTATGTATAAGAGTTTGGctgatttaaatcattttcattaacacgtacatgtataattattgcAATTGAAAATCTTGCTATGCAATATATGACTAGCTATGTTGTTAACTGAAACTTTTTTTATCAGCCGAGCGATGCAATTATTTTAGAACAAATACTGTGCCATTGCCTGAATTTAATTTATAAGATAAAGCAAAAGATCGGATACTTAAAACTAATTCATATGTGTATATTTCGGCGAATTTCATCAGCCAGGTCTTGTATTATTAGAGGTGATAGCGTGTATAGTTTAATTAATGCATCATTTACGTTCAATTGTTCCTTAAATTCTTGGAGAAAATCTTGTAAGCATGtttaaccaaaaattaaaatatacacaaaaatgTTGACAAAACCAATACTGAATTGATATATAGGGAATAAAGTGTCTGTTTTCGCATAACATAATTGCAGATCATCAAATGCTGGCTGGTCAATACCTTTTGTGATACATGTAAGAAGTAATTTCCATTACACCCCCCAGGAGCTTTAACCGGGGGATCTGTTAAATTCTTATTACAATTTCAAGGAATAACGTTAGGATAAAGCCTGCGTACTAATAACGTGAAAAGTAATATCATAATAATTACttcatgcagtccgtgatttttcttaaggATTCTCGACACCCcgtgacttctactttttatgTCAGTACGTCACACTATGGCGAGTTTAATCTATTATGAAACAGTTCATATCGATAAAATTCGGCATATCTCTCTCTAGCGCAAATGGTGCACTTTGATCTACTGACCAGCAGGTCCCCATTTGAATACTGCAGGGACTTTTATATTTGTGAATAAtggtttgattttaaaaagttgtccttcccccccccccaaaaaaaaaaaaaattctgtcatTTTTTAAGTCTGAAAGTATGAAATCAAGTGGGCCATTGTTGAAACGGGGTTTATTTCCAGAGgagaataatttaatttccgattgaataaatcaaaatcatACCCAGataaaaattgtcttttttgctacatgtaagtacatttgTTCGAATACATATGCTCGTTAATTGTTTATCTAACTATACACTAACTTGTGACGACTTATATTCTGATGTCATCGGACAATGCTTTGCCTTGCATTAAATCTCTCCCGAATTGGGGTTTTCTCATACTTGCTGATTATATACTTATTGATGACATAGAAAGTTTATCCATCGCTTTGCTAAtactaaataaaatgttttccatCGCTTCAACTTATATAGCTAATCAAGGTACAAATGCTGGGTTGGGTTGAAAATAGAACTGtagtttcaatccaatgttttctcaaaCGTCCGCGTTaatttgttcccgcccatttcaaatgttttgactgtaacgGGTAAAATTGACGTAAGCTGTTTAATTCCAgtcttgccagttaatgttccgcggtGATCGCTATCTTtataacccacatgaatcatcaaagaaagcattttattgtttataatattacctaatcaaagggattttgtcgTTTTATTACAGATGAAATATTTTCGACTATTTTGTAGATGTATtctacgaaagacgaatagggccacagtaaaaaaaaattttatcttgtaattacgagaaaagatctcgttattacgagttaattatttCGTTATTACTAGAAAAGATcttgtaattacgagaaaattttcttgttattacgagttaattatctcgatattttgagaaaagatctcgttattacgagttaactatctcgttattacgatttaattatctcgttattacgagaaaaaatctcTTTaatacgagaaaagatctatataaattgtgcgtttctgaaaagaattccAAGTCGACTGGATCACCCTTTCAGTCTATCTTTTTCATTCCAGAAGCGTTGATTCAATTATATTAATTTCTACATATTAAAATGATCGGgtttgacattttattttatatgaataaaaggaaagaacttcatgtaattttactattcaacttatatatattataatcccacTCCGAAGTAAAAACCAGGTAGTCCTATAGTCGTAAAACACAATTCTTTTAGTTACAGATACCTTTAATAACTATATAATTTCAGTCATGGATATACAGGATTTACCCgaattgtgttttatatgttcatacacaaACCCacttatatatattgaaattagttgattttgtatattaacattttggagtctgaaaacaaattacacgtaTCCTTCTTAATTACCAATAAAcagttcaatgaatttattaatcaatctgAATTTGCTACTTCtgacatttctttaaaactgcttggtccggttttatatcaaattatgtgtacgcttttaaacgatgattatgctaagtatgtgtatattaatagacattgcagtagtttatacactttacataaaaagaatatgataatgaaacgcgccattttaaatagatcttttctcgtaataacgagataattaactcataataacgagatcttttctcgtaattacgagaaaattatctcgtaataacaagatcttttctcgttatgacgagatcttttctcgtactAACGAGTTtgttctcgtaattacgagatcttttctcgtaataacgagataattaactcgtaataacgagatcttttctcgtaataacgagataattaactcgtaacaacgagataattaactcgtaataacgagatcttttctcttaattacgagataaaaatatttttaagtggccctattcgtctttcgttgTATTCAGctattgaactgccggtcaatagaacTGCAATCTACTTGACCGCCGGCAATAGACTATGAtttattggaccgccggtcaatagactgcgatctattggaccggcaacgtattttagAGAAAGTTTAATTGCTATAAGATTAAACgataactttattatgtttattttactattgTTCTTCAAATTCATCTTTTAAGTCATCTTGGTATTGATTAACAATGGCCTGAATGCATGATGGTATGAAAACATTCTGTAATTTATAATTGTGAACACAAAATACTAAGaacggaattaggtaataaaacaattatttaatgcctgaaaagtcaatagacccgaattttttccctttgtgcagggaacagctcagtatgatctattgcccgaggccaacagccgagggcaatagatcatactgagctgttccctgcaccaagggaaaaatatttgggtctattgactgttcaagcattaaatagtTGTATatcaacatctttctttaaactaattaaactaaatttattatgaaaagtaaaattcactaaattactgttaatgtacattagtacgttagctaaaagaaacagccaaaacGTCTCCGGTGAGAGCGAGGCGacgcgaagcgccgctcgcgtagcgagctccatagacaactcGTGCGAACGGAAGatattcgagttgaaatctgcacattgttcaaagaaaattttgtggacccgcgtgaaaaAGTTCTACATATCCCAATAATCCTTTGCGATGCATAGCAACGTGGTGGAACAGGAAGTGTTTctacggaaaattcttacctctaaatcgcatacatcattttcatttaaccaTAAATAATccttttaatatcattaaagtaaacaaaacatatcCTTTTGCAAAAACTGTACCTTTctgaacttttgctgacatatgacgtcatttccttcctcgaatttgtccgacaatttacgcAAAATGTCAAGCGCAAAAGAAAGTGAAGTATGACATCACAGTGATCTCGGGCTATAATTTCCAGCGATAaaagaggtggatcaagcatctgtactaGATGTAACTCGTAGGAAGTACTCAATATCAGTGTTAACGGcgactctttggctgattagttttgttttgataatttttttgctcggtaaatacacatgcaagttccatgctaaatttactgtcatattgatccaatcatatatgcatacgttataggtacatgtagacgacaaaaaattattaaaaaagaaaagttcaatcattattagatctacgtgcatccacgtcattttgtaatgaataaataaaagaaaaaattaaactgtctaaatatctacatgtatttgttatagttgcatatgtggtcaaacccttaaataatattggatatcacacactaaaaaagGGTGAAggcacatgtctacaacgcttatatagcttaaaaaaattaaaaagatttaaaaaaaaaaattgataaaacagaggaaaataattaaaacacaggtaacaacaaggaacacaatgagaaataacacatacacacaatttattgtttactgattttaatgatcattgtTAAAAGATAACggaatgataaaacataattgtatttacatttaaaaaaaaccacaaacggctttttgtttatcaaatattttaataagtctgttaacattttattaatgctcagtggtagtttgtttaagtgtataggcctaggaagggaccattggaataaaagtttgataagttttcgagacaaagtcAAAGTTTTTTggtccacgggttgcatttaacgATGGTGAAAGATATGTGGTTCCtcctgcgctcgccccaacggtcacaccgtaaaacatattatgttaAATCGTTTCTATATGGATCCATGTATATAACTGTAGATGACTGAGACATGGAATATTGTCAAAACTTGTCCATTATCGGAAGACTCATCATGCCAACTTCCTATTTTCAGATGTGTGCAGCAAATCTACGCCTTACGTCCACCACTAGCCTTTACCTTCTCTACCATGGACTTGGTCTAAAATCATGGAcagaaatgatatatttgagagagagagagagagagagagagagagagagagagagagagagagagagagagagatttttacCCATTTGTAAACATAAACAGCATCGAAGCATTTTACTTTGATGGATTCCTCAGTTTCAGCTGCGATCAAATCCTCGGCTTTCTGAGCTGTAGATAGTGTACAGTACTGGGGATCAAAATTCTCCATTTTAATCATAAGATCTGGGTCAGACATTTTCTTCTGACAACTTTTCCAGTCCTAAACATATGATCTGGATGTTACAAGTATAACAAACTACCTACATGCTCagtatgtacagtgtacatgtacagttacaGTTAAGAGTGGCGAATAATATTTATCTCTCACTTGTATATCCTCCGGTTGGTAGACAAGCAAAAGAAATGCTTTCATGACATCTGCGACGACTGTTGGAGGCGCAGCAAGGCTCTTCAAGGTGGCAAATTTCTTCTTAtccataaatatacatatacagatccttcaaaacaaaataaggaTTTATAGGAATGACGAAACCCTTATAGCTTATCAAATGGGTTATTCCATTATGACTAAGAAAGACAAACTGATTGTCGGTGAATTAAATGCCAGTTAAACCTACTAGTAAATAATCATAAATTGcaaaatcagagagagagagagagagagagagagagagatagagagagagagagatcatttATACATGAAAGTAGtcatgttgtttattttatttgataaaataaaatatatcggaaaggacacTATTAGTATTTTACACATAGGTGGTTAAAATCGGAATAGCTCTCCTTTCTTCATACGTCTCATACCTACGACATACAGGGTCTATGCATATTAAGTCAAGTGTGCTCTCGTGtgtgtgctctctctctctctctctctctctctctctctctctctctctcaacaatTGCAGTTACGATAGTTTTGGGAATGCCTATATTTCTCGGAGATTTTGCAATAAACGGCGCAAGAAATAGACAGCTACGTCCTAATAAAAGTCAAAGGTCTTGTTAATATCGACGTCGGAGTTCTCCATTAGTCATGCAGGAATAACCTATGAGAGTGGTCAGCAGGATTTTCTGTTCAAACCGTGAATCATGGTAATATCTACTACCAATGTAAACATATTGAATATCGTATGcctatatatataaagtcaCATTCTGTAATTCCTGAAAGACTTTAGTGAAGTACAGATATGAACAAGAATACCCTGGCATCTCTAAGGACCCTTGGTCGGCCTCCACAAGGCGTTAAAAATGTCATGGAAGCATTTCTTTTGCTTATCTACCAACCGGAGGTTATGAGGGTAAtaactatttttattttcacaaaatttaaataaaaatgtcttctttGGTGTTTCACACGGGTATGAAGGCACCGATCATTgcagatatataaaaaaaatataaaagaaagactTTGTGAAAGAATTTCTGAACCATTCAATCAGTTACCAAAAACTAAGAGTATCATTTTCGACTGGTACGAAACGGACATTAATGAACGACCGTTCATTATTGCTATTTGAATTGCAGATGATATTTTATAAGCTTATCAAAGCATTTGAAAGTCGTCTTTAAAAGAAATGCCTATAATAAATACGCAGACATAATATGATATCGCTCTTTAAGTGgttagaaatgttttattttgtagatttcTGAAATCGATCCATATCATTTTCAGTCTACTTTCTTAAGAAATACTTGTGAGTAGGAAATATTGTTGAATAAATTGTCTTGGTTTTGGTTTTAGGACTGGGGGAATTGCATGCAGAAACTCAAAACCCCCGCGGATGTTTTGATTAAAGTGGAACAATTTGATCCCCAGAACTGTATAGAAGCAACAGCTCAAAAAGCTGACGGTTTGATCGCAGGGGAAACTGAGGAGTCCATAGCAAAGAAGAGCTTCGAGGCTGCTATAATCTACAAATGGGTAaggacatctctctctctctctctctctctctctctctctctcatatctgtgtgtatatttttttaagtttcgtTTTAGACCAGGTCCATGGTAGACAAAGTGAAGTCTGGTGGTGGACTCAAGGCCTAAATCTGCTGGTCTGGCGTTTACACCTGGAGATAGGATGTGGTCATGATTGAAGTCTTCTGACCAGTTAATATTCATCGACGttattgtcaaaatatattacattttgttttatcttaatGTATATTTGATCATTATTTCACTTTGAATTGTTTATTTAGATTGTTACAtggtttaatattttattgattttgaaatattcgtctttgtttaataaatatttttgtatattattttgAGGGAGTTATCATTCTTTGTAAATATAGGAACCTCTAGATTGCCTACAaagctgcaaaaaaaaaaaaattctatattaaataaacatgtataccacATGTAGTTTACAACcccaaaataataaatgtagttAGAATTATTGGCGTTTTGACCAGCTTTAAGATAAAGTTTTGAAATCCCGCGAGACTCCATGAGGAGCAACCTATAAAATGATTGATACTTTTATGTAGAAACGGATAGCTGTTGATTAGGGACATGTACTGGGGGTACGCCtctcctaattttttttaacaaagttaATCGCAATCATAACCTTTGTCTCCGATTTTCATACTTGACGGTACGCAttggttgatttttaaaatacaccaaGTTAGTAAAAGTTACGTAAATTTTCGTAATTGTTAATGAGAACGTTGCCTGAAAGAAAAAGGTCTTTTCTCTCTTATATGGATCATGTATCGATACAACAATTATTTGGAAGTCCTCGTGTAGCTTTACATTTAGGTTGGATCGATCTTGAGataatttaacaataaacaTTACAATTATTCAAATAAACTCTGTCGCTTAATAATAAACCGAACAATGCTAAAGTCGTGTAGTTTGGAAGAGTTCTCGGAATACGTATTATGAAGTTATGAAATGAATAACCCTTTTTAACTAGAAAACTTCTAGATATGAAGAATATATAAATCAAgtgaaaataaacatatacatgtacagcttCAACAagttcaaaaacatatttaatgtTCTACCTTCAGACTGCCTATGCTTTGGCAGCGGTTCTTTCCCTCACCAGAGGGTCCCAGGGCAAACAACTCTAAACCCTAGTCTTGCCCAGGAATTGTAAGAAAAATGAGTCGATCGTACAAGTATTCAATTTCAAACCTAATGCAACATACTTTTACAtttaatgataacatttttCTATTTGGAAACAAAGgattttgaaaatgatgaaaatgtatttattaaagtaTAAGTAACAGAAAATGGACggaaattcataaaaaaagaacatgTGTAGGCCTATACAGTGTGTAAAATAACAACAGAATATAAAGCTTTTTTCTCCAAAGACTGCACCATACATTGGTATTTCGGGTTGCGTTCGGGTTGTTTTCATGTCGACTcctttaaagctatacacgctgaTTCAAATGTGTATATTTCGCCGAATTTCATTATCCAGGTCTTGTATTATTAGAAGTGATAATATACACATTTGAATTAGttttattcgattttttcatatGAATTGGTTTATCTTACAAATATTAATGCAATGACACAGTACTTGCTCTGAAATAAATGCATCACTCAGTTGATAAAAAGTTTCAGTTCACAACGTGGCTAATCATATGGCATAGCAAGATTTTAAACTACAATACATATACGTGTTAATGAAAATGATTTCATCATCCAGGTCTTGTATTATTAGAAGTGATAACTTGTAAATAGTTTAATTAATGCATCATTTACGTTCAATTGTTCCTTAAATTCTTGGAGAAAATTTTGTATGTTGACAAAACCAAAACTGAATTGATATAAGGATAAAGTGGCTTTTTATCTAACATAATTCCAGATCATCAGATGCTGGCTGGTCAATACCTTTAGTGATAAGAAGTACATGTTTCCATTACACCCCGGCTCCCAGAACCAGGGATCTGTTAAAATTCTTATTACAATTTAAAGGAACAGAATAAAGCCACCGTACCAATAACGTGAAAAGTAATATATATCACCTGTCAGACCGAACGTCTCGAGATTAACCTAttctttccatttcatcgattacatgaaataatttttttcaaatatctttaaaactttaCAGCTTATAGGTTTTTAAGTATCAAATGCAAGATTTTGACTCCTTGGATATCACTAACTTATGTGCAATATGTACCCTACTTTGAGACAAGCTACAACTTCAATGGGCAAGCTGCAAccttttttctcaacaaatggttgtagagtgTACACCAATGACCTTCTTTCATATCTGCGCAGTTCTAAGTGATTACGAAATGCATTCTTCTGTTCTTTTACgcgtaatttgcatacaaaagaACATGTAAaatctcatatttattgcttttttcgtcttttgacaacagttttgTGAAGGTTTTTGCAGAAACAAGGAAGTTCAAGAACCGTACACACCATTTAATGTATATCAGTACGTTAAATGTGGAAATTTTAGTCTGACATCATAATAATtacttcgtgcagtccgtgatttttcttaaggATCCTCGACACCCCGTGACTTCTACTTTTTTTTATGTCAGTACGCCACAACATGGCGAGTTTAATACGAAACTGTTTATATCGCTAAAATTCGGCGTGTCACTCTCTAGCGAAATGGGTATAGTTCGATCTACTGACAAGCAGGTCCCGAGTTCGAATGCTGCATGGACTTTTAATATGTATTTGTGAATAatggtaaaattttaaaaagttgttttttccccaaaaatttgaatttttctctgTCATTTTCAATTCGAAAATATGCAGGATCTTTAAGTAATGTATAACTTTGGGCTTGTATGCAGAATTTTCCCCAAAGGTGTCGAGGACCTTAAGTTGCTGAAGGGTTTCAATTTGTCGATAAACTAGTTAGAACTGGATTGTGTTGATTTCAgccctgtcagtttctataggGCAACCAATTACAATTTCCGTCAGAAATAGATGGATTCATTCTTGGTGGCTAAAAATATATTGGAATAACTCttaactttaaaacaaattaattgtaGAAATAGTTAAAAAGTTTCTATTTGGATCCGTGTATAGTACTGTAGAAGACTGAAACGTGGAATATTGTCAAAACCTGTCCATTATCGGAAGACTTTCATCATGCCAACTTCCTATTTTCAGATGTGTACAGCAGATCTACGCCTTGCATCCACCACTAGCCTTTACCTTCTCTACCATGGACTTGGTCTAAAACGACATTTAATATCATAGAcagaaatgatatattttagagagagagagagagagagagagagagagagagagagagcgagagagagattTACCCATTTATAAACATAATCAGCATCAAAGCATTGTACTTTGATAGAATCCTCAGTTTCCGCTGCTATCAAATCCTCGGCTTCCTGAGCCATAGATAGTGTACAGTACTGGAGATCAAAATTCTCCATTTTAATCATAAGATCTGGGTCCGACATTTTCCTCTGACCACTTTTCCAGTCCTAAGCATATGATTTGGATGTTACAAGTACAAAAAACTAGTTACATGATCagtatgtacagtgtacatgtacagttacatgtaaGAATGGCGAATAATATTTATCTCTCACTTTTATATCCTCCGGTTGGTAGACAAGCAAAAGAATCGACGACTCTTGGGGGCTTAGCAAGGCACTTCAAGATGGCAAATTTCTTatctataaatatacatatagatATACAGATCCTTcgaaacaaaataatgatttataggAATGACGCTTCTGTTAATTAAAACATGGTAGTGGtagttatttaaacaataatatgctttctttggtgattcattcaggatatgaaggtagcgacattgcagaaaaataaccctcgttagcgggttatgtaaattttttctgcaatgatcgctaccttcataacccgcatgaatcatcaaagaaagcattttattgtttatcttaaTATCTCTATTTAACAAATCAATGATTTACTTATTACTTTAAATTACTGTTGTTGTACGTAAGTAGGTTAGCTAAAAGGAACAGCctaatcgtctcctgtgagactgagagtctggcatcatcatgattttttCGTGGTCCGTGATATTTtgtaggtcgctgtaggtttagaccaatcgataaacagggcgtgtcaatttcagaccTGTCAATTTCTACTcaagtttcagccgctgtagatttcgaccaatcgatgaacggggcatgtagatttcagtctggctgtttctatagagttatgaattaactatataagttttcgtaagaaatagagggaataatactttgtagatgtaaatatattagaaATGAATCGGGCTTAAAAGAGGAAACCCTTAAATCTTATCAAATTGGTTATTCCATAATGACTAAGAAAGACAAACTAATTGTCGGTGAATTTAAATACCGGTTAAACCTTCTAGTATATAATCTTAAATtgcaaaatcaaataaaatatacaacatgaaaGTAATCATATAGTATGAAGCAAAATTATTGTGTGTGACATTTTcggatttgaacaaaattgttcACGTTTGATTACTGTTAAACATTTAATATAGGTATTACGGTAATATTCACCACAAGGTGGTCAAATTCTTTAGGTACAAATGGAATTCAAGACCACCATTCCCCTCCCATACACATTCCCGATTAGGTTTTTCAGGAAGGGGGTATTTTTGGgggttatttttgttttgtttgtttttagggtgtttttttttctttggccAAGATTTGTATattagtaaaaaattaaatcaaacacgATCAATTGCATTCTCAAAAATTGCAAAACAAGTGAAGTAGGGAGTCTGAGGGTAAGAAATGGGACAATGAATTCAAAATCccaatcgtgtccaagtccctttaacttgttttgaagcaagAATTCCAAGGTTTTGATTATATCGACGTTGAAGTTCTCCGTTAGTCATGCAGGAATAACCTATGAGAGTAGTCGGAAGGATTTTCTGTTGAATCACGgtaatatttataattactACCAAAGTAAACATATTAAATATCGTATGcctctatatatataaagtcaCATTCTGTAATTCCTGAAAGACTTTACTGAAGTACAGATATGAACAAGAATACCCTGGCATCTCTAAGGACCCTTGGTCGGCCTCCACAAGGCGTTAAAAATGTCATGGAAGCATTTCTTTTGCTTATCTACCAACCGGAGGTTATGAgggtaataaatatttttattttcacaaaatttaaataaaaatgtcttctttGGTGTTTCACACGGGTATGAAGGCACCGATCATTGcagatgtataaaaaaaatataaaagaaagactTTGTGAAAGAATTTCTGAACCATTCAATCAGTTACCAAAAAGTAAGAGTATCATTTTCGATTGGTACGAAACGGACATTAATGAACGACCGTTCATTATTGCTATTGAATTGTAGATGATATTTTATAAGCTTATCAAAGCATTTGAAAGTCGTCTTTAAAAGAAATGCCTATATTAATACGCAGACATAATATGATATCGTTCCTTAACTGGttagaaatgtttttttgtAGATTTCTGAAATCGATCCATATCATTTTCAGTCTACTTTCTTAAGAAATACTTGTGAGTAGGAAATATTGTTGAATAAATTGTCTTGGTTTTGGTTTTAGGACTGGGGGAATTGCATGCAGAAACTCAAAACCCCCGCGGATGTTTTGATTAAAGTGGAACAATTTGATCCCCAGAACTGTATGGAAGCAACAGCTCAAAAAGCGGACGGTTTGATCGCAGGGGAAACTGAGGAGTCCATAGCAACGAAGAGCCTCGAGGCTGTTATAATCTACAAATGGGTAAggacacctctctctctctctctctctctctctctctctctctctctctctctctctcatatctgtgtgtatattttttaagtttcgTTTTAGACCAGGTCCATGGTAGACAAAGTGAAGTCTGGTGGTGGACTCAAGGCCTAAATCTGCTGGTCTGGCGTTTACACATGGAGATAGGATGTGGTCATGATTGAAGTCTTCTGACCAGTTAATATTCATCGACGttattgtcaaaatatattacatgttgtGTTATCTAAATGTATATTTGATCGTTAATTCACTTTGAATTGTTTATTTAGATTGTTAAAtggtttaatattttattgattttgaaatattcgtctttgtttaataaatatttttgtatattattttgAGGGAGTTATCATTCTTTGTAAACATAGGAACCTCTAGATTGCCTACAAAGctgcaaaaaaaatttctattaaataaacatgtataccacATGTAGTTTACAACcccaaaataataaatgtagttAGAATTATTGGCGTTTTGACCAGCTTTAAGATAAAGTTTTGAAATCTCGCGAGACTCCACGAGGAGCAAcctattttaaaatgattgatatttttatgtagAAACGGATATCTGTTGACTAGGGACATGTACTGGGGGTACGCCtctcctaattttttttaagaaagttaATCGCAATCATAACCTTTGTCTCCGATTTTTATACTTGACGGTACGCAttggttgatttttaaaatacaccaaGTTAGTAAAAGTTACGTAAATTTTCGTAATTGTTAATGAGAACGTTGCCTGAAAGAAAAAGGTCTTTTCTCTCTTATATGGATCATGTATCGATACAACAATTATTTGGAAGTCCTCGTGTAGCTTTACATTTAAGTTTGATCGATCTTGAGat
This portion of the Magallana gigas chromosome 7, xbMagGiga1.1, whole genome shotgun sequence genome encodes:
- the LOC105330377 gene encoding uncharacterized protein; translated protein: MNKNTLASLRTLGRPPQGVKNVMEAFLLLIYQPEVMRDWGNCMQKLKTPADVLIKVEQFDPQNCIEATAQKADGLIAGETEESIAKKSFEAAIIYKWTRSMVDKVKSGGGLKA
- the LOC136270274 gene encoding uncharacterized protein, translated to MNKNTLASLRTLGRPPQGVKNVMEAFLLLIYQPEVMRDWGNCMQKLKTPADVLIKVEQFDPQNCMEATAQKADGLIAGETEESIATKSLEAVIIYKWTRSMVDKVKSGGGLKA